A region from the Mucilaginibacter sp. CSA2-8R genome encodes:
- a CDS encoding CaiB/BaiF CoA-transferase family protein: MVKPLDGLVVLEFSQFMAGPTAGLRLADLGARVIKIERPVKGEAGRQIAIRNIFVDGSSLVFHTINRNKESYAADLKDPEDLERVKKLIAQADVMTHNFRPGVMEKIGLDYQTVQTINPRIIYGVVTGYGSEGPWAIRPGQDLLIQSLSGLTYLTDTHDAGPVPFGLAVADIMCGAHFVQGVLAALIKRNKTKKSVLVEVSLLESVLDLQFEVITTHLNDGRKLPQRSKNKGAGHAYLSAPYGIYRTADAYLALAMGNLHKIGEALDVDLSDYSSRESWFEQRDEIMDKLALRLETKTTAEWLAILEPLDIWCSEILTYAQSLHHEAFEAMGVKQNVVLPDGQELSTTRCPIRIDHNRLYSPVAAPQPGQQTEIINQQFNLTGA, encoded by the coding sequence ATGGTTAAGCCTTTAGATGGATTGGTGGTGCTGGAGTTCAGCCAGTTTATGGCCGGGCCGACAGCAGGTTTACGCCTGGCCGATTTGGGTGCGCGTGTCATCAAAATTGAACGCCCCGTTAAGGGTGAGGCTGGCCGGCAGATTGCCATACGCAATATCTTTGTAGATGGCTCGAGCCTGGTCTTTCATACCATCAATCGGAATAAAGAATCGTACGCGGCCGATTTAAAAGACCCGGAAGATTTAGAGCGTGTAAAAAAGCTGATAGCGCAGGCCGATGTGATGACACATAACTTTCGGCCCGGCGTAATGGAAAAAATTGGTCTGGATTACCAGACTGTACAAACAATAAATCCGCGTATTATATACGGTGTAGTTACCGGTTACGGTAGCGAAGGCCCGTGGGCCATACGCCCTGGTCAGGATTTGTTAATCCAGTCGCTATCGGGTTTAACTTATTTGACCGATACGCATGATGCCGGTCCGGTGCCGTTTGGCCTGGCGGTGGCCGATATTATGTGTGGAGCCCACTTTGTGCAAGGTGTTTTGGCGGCGCTCATCAAAAGAAATAAAACTAAAAAAAGTGTGCTGGTTGAAGTAAGCCTTCTCGAATCAGTGCTTGACCTGCAATTTGAAGTAATAACCACGCACCTTAACGATGGCCGCAAACTGCCGCAACGCAGTAAAAACAAAGGTGCAGGCCATGCTTACCTGAGTGCCCCATACGGTATTTATCGTACTGCCGATGCCTATCTGGCCTTAGCCATGGGCAATCTGCACAAAATTGGCGAGGCGCTGGATGTTGACTTGAGCGATTACTCCAGTCGCGAATCGTGGTTTGAGCAACGCGATGAAATTATGGATAAACTGGCTTTAAGGCTCGAAACGAAAACCACCGCCGAGTGGCTGGCTATCCTCGAACCTTTGGACATCTGGTGTTCTGAAATATTGACGTATGCTCAAAGCTTACATCATGAAGCTTTTGAAGCGATGGGAGTGAAGCAAAACGTGGTATTGCCCGATGGGCAGGAACTGAGTACCACCCGCTGCCCGATACGCATTGACCACAACCGGTTATATTCGCCTGTAGCCGCACCGCAGCCCGGTCAGCAAACCGAAATTATTAATCAGCAATTTAACTTAACCGGTGCATGA
- a CDS encoding CaiB/BaiF CoA-transferase family protein, translating into MKPLEDYLVVDFSQFLSGPSAGLRLADLGARVIKIERPETGDICRHLYTSNVIMNGESSVFHAINRNKESFTVDLKNETDKQHVWELIKKADVVMHNYRPGVMERLGFDYETIKNVNPEVIYGEISGYGDVGPWKDKPGQDLLLQSLTGLTWLSGNNGGPVPMGLSIIDMLAGTHLAQGILACLVRRSIKNEGALVQVSMIESAYDLQFEAVTTYYYDGLLPQRTEKNNAHAYLGAPYGIYKTANGYMALAMGSIPQLAQLLKCNALLPYTEVAQAFHQRDEIKAILADHLQLDTTESWLSVLQPADIWCAEVMNWDILMQQEGFKALNMIQEVQMQDGYQYQTTRCPIRIDGELLTSSKGSPALGQDTDKILLEIKTE; encoded by the coding sequence ATGAAGCCTTTAGAAGATTATTTGGTGGTTGATTTCAGCCAGTTTTTATCAGGGCCGTCTGCCGGTTTGCGCTTGGCTGATTTGGGTGCGCGTGTCATCAAAATTGAGCGGCCTGAAACAGGTGATATCTGCCGGCATTTGTACACTTCAAACGTCATCATGAATGGCGAGTCGTCGGTGTTTCATGCCATAAACCGGAATAAAGAAAGCTTTACGGTTGATTTAAAAAATGAGACCGACAAACAGCACGTTTGGGAGCTGATAAAAAAGGCCGATGTGGTGATGCATAATTACCGCCCAGGAGTGATGGAGCGGTTGGGCTTTGATTATGAGACAATCAAAAACGTAAACCCCGAGGTAATTTACGGAGAAATATCCGGTTACGGTGATGTTGGTCCCTGGAAGGATAAACCCGGCCAGGACCTGCTATTGCAGTCGCTTACAGGCCTAACCTGGTTAAGCGGTAACAACGGCGGCCCGGTGCCGATGGGCTTATCCATTATTGACATGCTGGCCGGTACACATCTGGCGCAGGGTATACTGGCCTGCCTGGTGCGGCGCAGTATTAAAAATGAAGGGGCACTGGTACAGGTAAGTATGATCGAGTCGGCTTATGATTTGCAGTTCGAGGCCGTAACCACCTACTACTACGATGGCTTGCTGCCGCAGCGTACCGAAAAAAATAATGCACATGCATACTTGGGGGCACCTTACGGTATTTACAAAACGGCCAACGGCTACATGGCCTTGGCTATGGGGTCTATTCCGCAGCTGGCACAACTGTTAAAATGCAACGCACTGTTGCCGTACACCGAAGTAGCGCAGGCTTTCCATCAGCGCGACGAAATTAAGGCTATCCTGGCCGACCATCTGCAATTGGATACTACCGAAAGCTGGCTATCAGTGTTGCAGCCTGCCGACATTTGGTGTGCCGAAGTAATGAACTGGGATATCCTGATGCAGCAGGAAGGCTTTAAAGCCCTGAACATGATACAGGAGGTGCAAATGCAAGACGGCTACCAGTATCAAACCACCCGTTGCCCGATACGTATTGATGGTGAGTTGCTTACCTCGAGTAAAGGGTCGCCGGCGCTGGGGCAGGATACTGATAAAATATTGCTGGAAATTAAAACTGAGTAG
- a CDS encoding extracellular solute-binding protein codes for MSSADTIRIAVRKFGPFESTLQKLWDAFCAETGCTLKAEMVPMDLELLYDTIIKNKGLQNGDWDIAHVVTDWLYEAWNSGLLENLQPYIQKDAPEEYPTAWSNSLLSAQHYPNGVAGLPFHDGPECLIYRKDLFDDVAEQKAYQQQYAKPLQVPQTWEDFKTIARFFNRPEQGLYGTVLAGYPDGHNTVFDFVLQLWTRGGELTDADGEVDINTRQAAEGLQYYRQLFSDTSAVHPESADYESVAMGMAFARGEAAMMVNWFGFASMCEVIAESTVKGKVDIARLPCQPGSASASLNVYWLYTIGAGSCHKQVAFDFLRFATNRSSDKLLTLEGGIGCRKSTWTDSEVNTIIPYYHKLQDLHEVAKSLPQKSNWAQIAHIIDEVVLAAINTDIPAEQLLTQGQQKINELIVR; via the coding sequence ATGAGCAGTGCCGACACCATCAGGATAGCCGTGAGGAAGTTTGGTCCGTTTGAGAGCACCCTGCAAAAGCTTTGGGATGCCTTTTGTGCAGAAACAGGCTGCACGCTCAAGGCCGAAATGGTGCCGATGGACCTGGAGTTGCTCTACGATACCATCATCAAAAATAAAGGTCTGCAAAACGGCGACTGGGATATTGCCCATGTAGTTACCGACTGGCTTTACGAAGCCTGGAACAGCGGCTTGCTCGAAAATTTGCAGCCGTATATTCAAAAAGATGCGCCTGAAGAATATCCTACCGCTTGGAGTAATTCATTATTGTCGGCCCAGCACTACCCTAACGGCGTGGCCGGGCTACCGTTTCACGACGGCCCCGAATGTTTAATTTACCGGAAAGATTTGTTTGATGATGTTGCCGAGCAAAAGGCCTATCAACAGCAATATGCCAAACCTTTGCAGGTACCGCAAACCTGGGAAGATTTTAAGACCATAGCCCGTTTTTTTAACCGGCCGGAGCAAGGTCTATACGGTACAGTGCTCGCCGGCTATCCGGATGGGCACAATACGGTTTTTGATTTTGTGTTGCAACTTTGGACTCGTGGCGGAGAACTGACTGATGCAGACGGAGAAGTTGATATAAATACCCGGCAAGCGGCTGAAGGGCTGCAATACTATCGCCAGCTATTTTCAGACACCAGTGCTGTGCATCCCGAATCGGCAGATTACGAATCGGTAGCCATGGGGATGGCCTTTGCCCGAGGCGAGGCGGCCATGATGGTCAACTGGTTTGGCTTTGCTTCCATGTGCGAGGTGATTGCCGAATCGACGGTAAAAGGTAAAGTGGATATTGCCAGGTTGCCTTGTCAGCCAGGTTCAGCTTCGGCATCGCTTAACGTGTACTGGTTGTACACCATAGGAGCAGGCAGTTGCCACAAACAGGTAGCTTTTGATTTTTTGCGCTTTGCTACTAACCGCAGCAGCGATAAATTGCTGACGTTGGAAGGTGGTATTGGCTGCCGTAAATCTACCTGGACAGATAGCGAAGTAAATACCATTATTCCTTATTACCATAAACTACAGGATTTACACGAGGTTGCTAAATCGCTGCCGCAAAAAAGTAACTGGGCGCAAATTGCCCATATTATAGACGAAGTAGTGCTGGCCGCCATCAATACTGATATCCCTGCAGAGCAATTGTTAACACAAGGCCAGCAAAAAATTAATGAACTGATAGTTCGCTAA
- a CDS encoding Gfo/Idh/MocA family oxidoreductase, producing the protein MPQNPQPIVIIGAGGIVSDAHLPAYKKAGFNVVGITNRTRARAEKLAAEWGIPNAYDTVADAVANAPANAVYDITIMPEKFVETLEQLPDGCGVLIQKPMGDYFWQSKEILEVCRRKKLAAAINCQLRFAPYVSAARDMIAQGLIGQLYDMEVRVTLTTPWELFPFVMVHPRLEIQYHSIHYIDLMRSFLGDPKSVMAKTLKHPAKELSSSRSTILFDYGDTMHAVINTNHDHAFGPHNQESFIKWEGTKGAIKARMGLLMDYPHGVPDKFEYCLLEEGKAPEWKEITLQGSWFPDAFIGTMSSLMRYKGGETDVLPTHVEDVIKTMAVVESAYQSSDNGGVLIADKLNDLQ; encoded by the coding sequence ATGCCTCAAAATCCGCAACCTATCGTTATTATAGGTGCCGGCGGTATTGTGAGCGACGCCCATTTGCCGGCCTATAAAAAGGCTGGGTTTAACGTAGTTGGCATTACCAACCGTACCCGCGCCCGTGCAGAAAAACTGGCTGCCGAATGGGGCATACCAAATGCATACGATACCGTTGCCGACGCCGTAGCCAACGCACCCGCTAATGCGGTATACGATATCACCATTATGCCCGAAAAGTTTGTAGAAACTTTAGAGCAACTGCCCGACGGCTGTGGAGTACTCATCCAGAAACCGATGGGCGATTACTTTTGGCAAAGCAAAGAGATACTGGAGGTTTGCCGCCGTAAAAAATTAGCGGCAGCTATTAATTGCCAGCTGCGCTTTGCACCCTACGTAAGTGCCGCACGCGACATGATTGCGCAGGGCCTGATAGGGCAGTTGTACGATATGGAAGTACGTGTGACTTTAACCACGCCTTGGGAGCTGTTTCCGTTTGTGATGGTGCACCCACGGCTGGAAATTCAATACCACAGTATTCATTATATAGACTTAATGCGCTCGTTTTTAGGCGACCCGAAATCCGTAATGGCCAAAACGCTTAAACATCCGGCTAAGGAGCTGTCGTCTTCGAGGTCGACCATATTGTTTGATTATGGTGATACTATGCATGCCGTTATTAACACCAATCACGACCATGCCTTTGGTCCGCATAACCAGGAAAGCTTTATTAAGTGGGAGGGGACTAAGGGAGCGATTAAAGCGCGGATGGGCTTGCTGATGGATTACCCGCACGGTGTGCCCGATAAGTTTGAGTATTGCCTGCTGGAAGAAGGTAAAGCGCCTGAGTGGAAAGAAATAACACTGCAAGGTTCATGGTTTCCGGATGCTTTTATTGGTACCATGTCGAGCCTGATGCGCTACAAGGGCGGCGAAACGGATGTATTGCCTACCCACGTAGAAGATGTTATTAAAACTATGGCCGTGGTAGAAAGTGCCTATCAAAGCAGCGATAACGGTGGCGTGCTGATTGCTGATAAACTGAACGATTTACAGTAG
- a CDS encoding MaoC/PaaZ C-terminal domain-containing protein — protein sequence MYFKSTFFEDYNIGDKRVTLGRTITETDFVVHAGHTGDFFPHHMDAEWCATQPFKQRIAHGTMIFSIGIGLTASEINPEAMSKGYDKLRFVKPVFINDTIRSEVTISEKADSKKPAYGTVTEHVEVINQKGEVVLVCDHLLVVKKTTV from the coding sequence ATGTATTTCAAATCCACTTTTTTTGAAGATTACAACATTGGCGACAAACGAGTAACTTTAGGGCGAACTATTACCGAAACCGACTTTGTAGTACATGCCGGCCACACCGGCGATTTTTTTCCGCACCATATGGATGCTGAATGGTGCGCCACGCAGCCGTTTAAACAACGCATTGCGCATGGTACCATGATTTTTAGTATTGGCATTGGGTTAACTGCTTCAGAAATTAACCCCGAAGCCATGTCTAAAGGATATGATAAACTGCGTTTTGTAAAGCCGGTTTTTATCAACGATACTATTCGCTCCGAAGTAACCATCTCCGAAAAAGCGGATAGCAAAAAGCCAGCGTATGGCACCGTGACCGAACACGTAGAAGTCATCAATCAAAAAGGAGAAGTAGTACTGGTATGCGACCACTTGCTGGTTGTTAAAAAAACAACTGTTTAA
- the fucP gene encoding L-fucose:H+ symporter permease codes for MANISTGAESAVINESDLKGKNLMVPFALICSLFFLWGMVHNTDGILIPHLKKACQLSNAQSTLVDTAVYAAYFLMAIPAGILLRKLGYKKSILVGLCLAAIGAALFIPAANALAYTGFLGALFIIGCGIAILETAANPYAAVLGDPAKATTRLNLAAAFNGVAAMVGPLVGTLFILSGKSLTQAQLDAMPSAERTAYLLHEASSVKVPYGILAGVLVLVAILFGLTKLPEIKNVTKEETAGGSFLGTLRHKHLAWGVITQFFYVGAQTCVISFFIRMAIQGGGFDEKTAGFWLAVYGAFFVGGRFIGTFILQYIKAPKLLAIYAISAAALCGLAILIQGVFVVYCLCGIGFFMSIMFPTIFSLGIDGLGEDTAPASSFMIMSIVGGAILPYIMGMVIDFSHDKIQPGYIIPLLCFLVIVYFGLSGHKIKKHLV; via the coding sequence ATGGCTAACATTAGCACTGGCGCCGAAAGCGCTGTAATTAACGAATCAGACTTAAAAGGGAAAAACCTGATGGTGCCCTTCGCGCTTATCTGCTCCCTGTTTTTTTTGTGGGGAATGGTGCATAACACCGATGGTATCCTCATTCCGCATCTTAAAAAAGCTTGTCAGTTAAGTAACGCACAGTCCACCCTGGTAGACACCGCCGTATATGCAGCATACTTTTTAATGGCTATACCTGCAGGTATACTGCTCAGAAAGCTGGGTTATAAAAAAAGCATCTTGGTGGGGCTTTGTTTAGCTGCTATTGGTGCAGCGTTATTTATACCGGCTGCAAATGCACTTGCTTATACCGGATTTTTAGGCGCTTTGTTTATTATAGGCTGTGGCATTGCTATATTAGAAACAGCTGCCAATCCTTACGCAGCTGTACTTGGCGACCCGGCCAAAGCTACTACCCGTTTAAATTTGGCGGCAGCTTTTAACGGTGTAGCAGCCATGGTAGGCCCGTTAGTAGGTACGCTATTTATTCTTTCGGGTAAAAGCCTTACGCAAGCCCAACTTGATGCAATGCCATCTGCCGAACGCACTGCTTATCTGTTGCATGAAGCATCATCAGTAAAAGTGCCTTACGGCATACTTGCTGGTGTACTGGTTTTGGTAGCTATATTGTTTGGGTTAACCAAGCTGCCCGAAATTAAAAATGTAACCAAAGAAGAAACCGCGGGCGGTAGCTTTTTGGGTACTTTAAGGCATAAGCATTTAGCCTGGGGCGTTATTACTCAATTTTTTTACGTAGGAGCACAAACATGTGTAATTAGCTTTTTTATCAGGATGGCCATTCAGGGTGGAGGCTTTGATGAAAAAACCGCAGGTTTTTGGCTGGCGGTATACGGCGCATTTTTTGTAGGCGGCCGCTTTATTGGTACGTTCATCTTACAGTATATAAAAGCTCCCAAACTGCTTGCTATTTATGCTATTTCGGCTGCTGCGCTATGCGGTCTTGCTATTTTAATTCAGGGTGTATTTGTAGTCTATTGTCTGTGTGGTATAGGCTTCTTCATGTCTATTATGTTCCCAACCATATTTAGTTTAGGTATTGATGGCTTAGGTGAAGATACTGCACCCGCCTCGTCATTCATGATTATGTCGATAGTAGGCGGTGCCATACTGCCTTATATTATGGGTATGGTGATTGATTTTAGTCATGACAAGATACAGCCTGGCTATATCATACCGCTGCTTTGTTTTCTTGTAATTGTGTATTTCGGCTTAAGTGGTCACAAAATCAAAAAACATTTAGTGTAA
- a CDS encoding ABC transporter ATP-binding protein: protein MLKALGIQKYYNKLHILKGVDLEVKQGEIVTIVGASGAGKSSLLNIIGTLDKPDGGQLFMDEVEISKLSSKQLSHFRNTQIGFIFQFHHLLAEFDAIENVCIPAFIAGTAKADAQKRAAELLDMLGLSSRMHHKPNQLSGGEQQRVAVARALINKPALVLADEPSGNLDSANARDLHELFINLRNNFNQTFVIVTHNEDLADLSDRKVVMKDGLIVN, encoded by the coding sequence ATGCTGAAAGCACTCGGTATTCAGAAATACTATAATAAGCTCCATATTTTAAAAGGGGTTGACCTGGAAGTAAAACAGGGTGAAATTGTAACTATTGTTGGAGCATCCGGTGCGGGCAAAAGCTCGCTGCTTAACATCATTGGTACTTTAGATAAACCTGATGGCGGGCAGCTGTTTATGGATGAAGTTGAAATAAGCAAGCTGAGCAGCAAACAACTTAGCCATTTCCGCAATACGCAGATAGGTTTTATTTTCCAGTTTCATCACTTGCTGGCCGAGTTTGATGCTATTGAGAATGTATGTATCCCTGCTTTTATTGCCGGTACTGCTAAAGCCGACGCGCAAAAGCGTGCAGCCGAATTGCTGGATATGCTTGGTTTAAGTAGCCGCATGCATCACAAACCCAACCAGCTATCGGGCGGCGAGCAACAGCGTGTGGCCGTAGCAAGGGCTTTAATTAACAAACCGGCCTTGGTGTTAGCTGATGAACCATCAGGTAACCTGGACTCGGCAAATGCCCGTGATTTGCATGAATTGTTTATCAACCTGCGCAATAACTTTAATCAAACGTTTGTAATTGTTACGCACAACGAAGACCTGGCCGATTTATCAGACCGTAAGGTGGTGATGAAAGACGGGCTGATTGTGAATTAA
- a CDS encoding HAD hydrolase-like protein, with amino-acid sequence MINYSDIDPRINAFVFELDNVLFPEKDYLYQVYYLFAGYLEYTELLDAKVLVSLMVSTYEQSGASAVFDTLQERFKLDEKYRFNFEHLHTAAQVPLMLFIYPEMLKLLQDIVVDRKQIFILTNGNPQQQLNKIKHTDWQGLEKYLTCYFAEEIASKPEPDALHFIIEKHHLQRREIMMIGASQNDELCAEAAGVDYISV; translated from the coding sequence ATGATCAATTATAGCGATATCGATCCGCGCATTAATGCTTTTGTTTTTGAGCTGGATAACGTGTTGTTTCCGGAAAAAGATTATCTATACCAAGTGTATTACCTTTTTGCAGGATACCTGGAATACACCGAGTTGCTGGATGCAAAAGTGCTGGTTAGTTTAATGGTGAGCACTTACGAACAAAGCGGAGCCTCTGCCGTATTTGATACTTTGCAGGAGCGTTTTAAACTGGACGAAAAATACCGCTTTAACTTTGAGCACCTGCACACTGCTGCACAGGTGCCTTTAATGCTATTTATCTATCCCGAAATGCTAAAGTTGCTGCAGGATATTGTGGTTGACCGTAAGCAGATTTTTATTTTAACCAACGGTAACCCTCAACAACAACTCAATAAAATTAAACATACCGACTGGCAAGGGTTGGAAAAATATTTGACCTGTTATTTTGCCGAAGAAATTGCATCCAAACCTGAACCCGACGCCCTACACTTTATTATCGAAAAGCATCACCTGCAACGCCGGGAAATAATGATGATAGGCGCTTCTCAAAACGATGAGTTGTGCGCCGAGGCTGCCGGCGTTGACTATATTTCTGTATAG
- a CDS encoding S41 family peptidase, whose amino-acid sequence MKRIVYLFLLFVVVFASCKKNNSTDTGSGPTASNDDLLKDSVYMYAQEEYLWNDALPAASVFNPRQYTGSTTVSALQAEVDALSQIKINPSTGKPYEYDMQYPGTSKYSYVDQGQAATSIGGTGGDFGFYVFYQTSSDLRIRYVIPNSPAATAGLVRGYKVTAINGTTNLAYSSSSDPVITFVGNALAGNSITLTLQKPDNSTFNVTINKGTYTINPVMKYTTITTASGKKMGYLALKSFTTLTNAQAKIDEAFNSFIANGITEMVVDLRYNGGGAVETSQYIANYLVPSAKNGTLMYTENFNSKLQNDVYPLLAQKYRIDKGDFSIAKNSFNFVKKGSLNLNRVFFIVTGGTASASELLINNLNPVMNVQIIGQTSYGKPVGFFGIPVGSRSEYDLYLAEFESRNSAGKADFYQGMVPGGNFAGVVAADDYTKDFGDPTEGLLSRAVNFIEKGTFAVPTYQTNSLNDTQASDRAKANSILDEKLHEFKGAIHTRDLQAIH is encoded by the coding sequence ATGAAGAGGATTGTTTACTTGTTTTTGCTGTTCGTTGTTGTTTTTGCATCATGTAAAAAAAATAACAGTACCGATACAGGGTCGGGCCCAACAGCATCGAATGATGATTTATTAAAAGATTCTGTTTATATGTATGCGCAGGAAGAGTATCTGTGGAATGATGCTTTACCTGCGGCAAGCGTTTTTAACCCAAGGCAGTATACTGGCAGCACTACCGTATCTGCGTTACAGGCCGAAGTTGACGCTTTATCTCAAATCAAAATTAACCCGTCAACCGGGAAACCGTACGAGTACGATATGCAGTATCCCGGCACGTCGAAGTATTCTTACGTTGACCAGGGGCAGGCAGCTACCTCTATTGGTGGTACCGGCGGCGACTTTGGCTTTTATGTGTTTTACCAAACCAGTTCTGACTTACGGATAAGATACGTTATTCCTAACTCGCCTGCAGCAACAGCGGGGTTAGTGCGTGGGTACAAAGTTACCGCCATTAACGGTACTACCAATTTGGCTTACTCGTCAAGCAGCGACCCGGTTATTACTTTTGTAGGTAATGCGCTGGCAGGAAACAGTATTACATTAACACTGCAAAAGCCAGACAACTCAACTTTCAATGTTACCATAAACAAAGGTACCTATACCATTAACCCAGTGATGAAGTATACCACTATTACTACAGCAAGTGGTAAAAAAATGGGTTACCTGGCTTTAAAGTCTTTTACTACATTAACTAACGCGCAAGCCAAAATTGATGAGGCCTTTAACAGCTTTATTGCCAATGGCATTACCGAAATGGTGGTTGACTTACGTTACAACGGTGGTGGTGCGGTTGAAACCTCACAATACATTGCCAACTACTTGGTGCCATCAGCCAAAAATGGTACGCTGATGTATACCGAAAACTTTAACAGCAAACTGCAAAACGATGTTTACCCCTTGCTGGCTCAAAAGTACAGGATTGATAAAGGCGATTTTAGCATAGCCAAAAACTCGTTCAATTTTGTTAAAAAGGGTTCGCTTAATTTAAACCGCGTTTTCTTTATTGTTACCGGTGGTACGGCGTCGGCCAGCGAGTTGTTGATCAACAACCTGAACCCGGTAATGAATGTGCAGATCATCGGGCAAACTTCATACGGCAAACCGGTAGGCTTCTTCGGTATACCTGTAGGCAGCCGTTCTGAGTATGATTTATATCTGGCCGAGTTTGAAAGCCGTAACTCAGCAGGTAAGGCCGATTTTTACCAGGGTATGGTACCAGGTGGTAATTTTGCCGGTGTGGTAGCTGCTGATGATTACACCAAAGACTTTGGCGATCCTACCGAAGGCCTTTTATCTCGTGCTGTAAACTTTATAGAAAAAGGAACCTTTGCCGTGCCCACCTATCAAACCAATAGTTTAAACGATACCCAGGCTAGCGACCGTGCCAAGGCTAACAGTATTTTGGACGAAAAGCTGCACGAATTTAAAGGCGCAATACATACCCGCGACTTACAAGCCATACATTAA